The Pempheris klunzingeri isolate RE-2024b chromosome 15, fPemKlu1.hap1, whole genome shotgun sequence genome contains the following window.
TTTTATGCATATAGCCCTAAAGTAGCATTGGTGGCCTAGTTTCTGTGGCTATATTTGAGATGTCAGTTTGGACAGCTGAAAAGGTTTCCATAGCATGCAGAATATTTGTCTAAATCAGTGAAcactgtgggtttgtgtgtgcttgtgcttgtgcttgtgtttaCTTGCCCGTAGCCTGTCCAATCATATTCAGCACCCAGAGATATTTTCCTTACAGGAGACTTGGTTTACCATTCCCTcatatttgaatgtatttgcaTTAATCACCATATATTAATCTGTCTGCTCTTCATGTCTATCcattttcattaaacaaacCTTTGGATACATCTTTTTGCTACTGCTGTGTAGAGGCTAGAGCAACAACGAAtagtcgattaatcaattagttgatcaactattttgataactgattaatcCTAATTTCTTAGGAGAAAATCAAACATCCTCTTGTTTTAGCTTccaaaatgtgaattttcttTCTCTAACATTGTAGTGAATTGAGTGTTTTGGGCTGTCGGTCCAACAGTTGTTTTATAACGACCAAACGATTAATCGAATCTAATCACCAGATTGgtttattatgaaaataatgttaGCAGTCCTAATAGTGTCACAGTTGAACATGTGCTTATGGCATTTTGCCATAAGCACATGGATCATTACTCCTGTGTGCTGAGGCTCTTTGAATTCAAACGTGTTGGCTCCCACATGTTTGTTCTCTAACAAGCAGCAGCTTAAATGGATATGTTGTGTTGGTGTGCAGGATGCAGTCACCATCTGCACACTGGGGATCGGGACAGCGTTCGGGGAGTCCATCCTGGACAACACACCGCGCCACGCTACCATTGTCAGCAAAGAGACCAGTGAGCTGCTCCGCATCGAGCAGAGGGAGTTCAAGAGCCTCTGGGAGGTGAGAGACTTAAAACTGTATGAGCTGCTGTGCTGTATGTAGCTGTGAATATGGGGCTTGATTAAGCATGAACTCCATCTTGGTCGTGTACCTAAAGGTTTCCATCTGGGAAAAGTTTCCCTATTGAGACTGTAACAACCTTCCATTGTAATTGTGCCTTTAACCACAAGAGGGCCGTCCACCATAACAGTGCCTCCTGTTCCACCTATTAGACACACGCCTCAGGTGTCACTCAACAATAAGCTGATAAAGGCATAAAGACCGAGAGAGgagtgtatgtacagtacacgCCTGTGGGTGCTTGTGTAGTACTGGATGTCTATTGTTTTAACAGGCTGATGTGGCTTAGTGCAGCTTTTACAGTACAAAGGATGATGCACCAATGCAACGCACAGAGGGCTTTATATTGGTTAAGGGCTGGAAATGTGGTGGGAATCAAAGTGATAAGTGCAGGGATCCCCTGgctctttttttattgtctgcCTGACATGCACATTGCACCAAATTATTAGTCCATGCAGCACCATGAATAAAACAGCAGTGTGCTTAGGTTTCCTCCTCTGCTCGGTACCTactgactgatttatttttgatcGTATTGAAAGGTTAGATAGTATCCTAAGGTGATCTGGTGACGATGGCTTTATCTGCTGATTAAATACCATGTTATACATATATGGATGCAGAAtagttaaattaaattaaaaatgtagttaattaaaaattttgtTAAGTTctgcctttttcacagcaagTATTTTGACAGGTCACTGCAGGAAACGCACATGtgtaattaataaaatgaatataaaacagCTCCATTCCTGTAAGCTTCCACTCCAGTAATTAACATCATTACTGATACATGTGCTTTTCCTGTTATGACAAGTCAAAACGAGGAGACAAACTTGCATATTgagattaaaatataaatattttctaaatatatgACAGAGTGCTCTGTCTCTGAGGAAAAGGCCATTGCAGTAGGTAAGGGTATTGATTGCTAATATTGGGTATATTGAAGATATAAATTCCAtcaataaaacaccaaaaaggGGCAAAAGACAAATAAACTGTTGCACTGAATGACTTAGATAACTCATGTCCACTGCAAACAGAAACTGTATCACACAAAGTGGAAGAATCAGCAGAGAGTAACATGGCTTTGGCCTAGACAGAGGTCTCCTCTCTGAGAGTTGGCATTGTGGTGGCCTCTCTGTGGGCCTCCTTGTTTAAGTGACCCCCTCCATTCACTCGGTCGCTTTCAGAGAGGAAGTCCTGGCAGAGCAGTGGACGGGTTTTCTGTGGCTTCACAGTCAGCGCCCAAAGACTTCAAGTGTCTGCTCTGTTGTTGGTCTTATGTTTCTTCAAGCCTAAATGGTCCCATTTTCTTTGAGATTTTAAGTTGATTTGGTTTTTCTCTTAACAGATCATTGCTTTCATGCACATAATTggacattttatttctaattgtaGGAATTGGTTGAGTGTCTTGCTCATGATTGCTTCTCTTGGGTCTAAAGTACATGTGCATTTAGGGGTGCCCTACTCCACTTTTACTTATTTAGTGATGCAAAGTAAGGCACAAGATGCAAAATGGCTGTATTTAGTCTCTTAATTAATAATGGGTGTATTTGAGGTGTAACATTTTATCTCCTATTCCCTTTAAAAGCAAGTGCGTTACTAATTAAGTGGCAGATTCCAGCAAGTCGGAGAAGCAAACGGCAGTGTAGGCAGGTTCACAGCGTGCCAATGTAGGCGCATCTTAACATCCGAATAATATGTTTTAAATAGCAGGAAAATACTGCACCATTGACCAGATTTTTGTTGTTCAGTGGCTCTCCTGCTTTCTGCTGCCTCAAGATAGCAATGCACCAACAATGTGCGTGACCACAAGTCATTTGAAGGCCAATATGCTCAAGTACATTTGCAACTTATACAACTTGGGCGTTAAAAATGACACGTGTAGGTCGGAAAACAAGCAATGACACTTGCTGTGCGCTGCTTTTCTCAGAAACTGATATGACTGTGTAGTATAGTGTATAAGATAAATGCCGTTATGATGGCGTTTCTGCTCTCATCAGTACAAAACACTATCATTATCTATTCATAGGAAtgattgatgaaaaaaataGTGTCAACCTCTTCAGTATTATCATAAACAGAACGTGGGTTTACTGAAACATGATCTCTCCGTTTTGTGATGCAGGAACATATAAAAGTGAGATAAGATAATAATTGGTTATTAAAGCATGTGTCCCATCTTATTATCGGGCATGTAGTGTGTTTGCTTGTCAACTAAGTGCACTCAGTCTCCCTCTCTGCCATCTATTTTAGGAAAGTGGACATAAAGCAGAAAACATAGCCCGGGGTTGTCTTCTTTTGAATCTCATTCAGCTCGTAGTAAAAggatctttgtgttttgtgtttgtgtgcacggactaatttgtgtgcatgtgcttctGTGTGGTGACGACTAGAAAGCTACAGGATGAATGCTGTCATGTGTTTCATGAAAGGATGAAAGAAGAAAAGCGCTGCTCCATAATTCTAACACTGAGTGAGAGTTAGATGAATAAACATGGCGTAAATGTAAAACAGCTTGCTGAACGCGTAAACATAGAGTTTATCAGACTgcggttggttggttggttggacTGGACAGTGGCAGGCTGGTAATGTAAGTCTTCCACACTTTGTTTTTCAATTCTCATTTACTCCTGTGTCCCTTTCACCTGCTCTACTTTCCCCTtgcccacttcctgtctcctcttttAGCCATGTTGTGCCTTTTGCCAGCCTCCTTTCgtttcccttcctccctccctccctcattctcCATCCTCAGAGTAGCTCGGCCATACAGAGACTCAGATCACCGTGGTAACCTGCGAGAGGAAGTGGTTTGGTTCTTGGCTCGAttggagtgagagagggagagcgagagacactggggcgactgtgtgtgtgtgaaagactcagagagagagagagagagaaaaagagagaaagaaaggaggagaggagcttgTTTTGAGCAGGATGCTATCCGGTGGCTTGTGTGTGAGTTGTAAAGGAGCAGAGGGCAGCTCTCTGGGGTTTCAATCCCTGCAACGTTAGGGAGCTGAGTGTGTTACCTCAGGTGAGTCCCACTCCTCCACTGTAACACTGTGTAGTCTGTGGTGTGCACTGTAATATTTACTTTTGTTGTCTGTTCTTAATGTGAAACTGAAACCCCCAGAAATTGTTTTGCAGTTTTTATCCtcgttgtgtgtgtctgtgtctgtccgtgtgtgtgtgtgtgtgtgtgtgtgtgtgtgtgtgtgtccgcacACTATCCCGGCAGTCATCAGAAAGCATAGGTTGGCTGGTAGTGACCTTGCAGAGGCTCAAAATTACctgctgtgtgtatttcagcGTCTCTGCTATAGAAATGCTAAAAAAGTACATCTTTCGTAACAGCTGTAAGAACAGCATCTGTACACATGCAGCAGCTTTGGCTGCTCTCATTAACCCTGTTttgaatgctgtgtgtgtgtgttatataatGTTAGTTGTTCTGCATGTAAATGATCTTGGTTGCACAAAGGGCTTTGTTTTGAGGGCCacttgcagtgtgtgtgttttgaaagtaacactctgtgtgtgtgtgtgtgtgtgtgtgtgtgtgtgtgtgtgtgtgtgtgtgtgtgtgtgtgtgtgtgtgtgtgtgtgtgtgtgtgtgtgtgtgtgtgtgtgtgtgtgtgtgtgtgtgtgtgtgtgtgtgtgtgtgtgttagagaaacCGAAAGAATTGTACTGGGTCTTCATGCTCAATAGATGATAATGTCTTATGAATGATGTATCATGATGATAGAGGTGTAAATGTTTTCAAGACTGACATCAgttctgatgtgtgtgttttgtcttgtaGAAGTATCGCCAGGGCTTGGCTGGACTGTTGGCCCCTCCTTATGGAGCTATGGAGAGTGGATCCAACAATGACAGtgagagtacacacacacacacacacgcacacacacacacacacacacacacacacacacacacacacacacacacacacacacacacacacacacacacacacacacacacacaccagaatgaaagaaacactgtaaatgttGCTAATATGGTTAATTATGGGACCTGAGCATGTTTAGTTgttacagaaaacaacaaagagaGTAACATAACATTGTGAAACAGGACAGAATGAGTAGGTTGTATTTGGATAAATGTTAATGTAGTATAATATTATAACTTGAAAAAAggagcattttatttttattcttattgaATAAGGTTTATGTTGCATATTTGTCATTCTAACGTACTCTTGCATCTTGAAAAGTACCTGCATCCTGTAAAAATCTTCAATTCAGCCTGCTTGACTacagtttttcctcctcaggaCTCGCAGACAAAGACAACATGAACTCGGACTCTGCAAACAAAGCTCACAACAAGGTAAAGACTCAGCCCAGCTCAGGCTTGGAACCCAAAGGTCTGTCTTGGATTCGTGTAggaattgaaaaaaacaacaatgtcaaCACATGGCAACTCGATCCTTTAAATAAACTCTGCCAGCACGTTTTGGAGAGCTGTGCCTGTCCTCACGGCAAACACAGCGTGAATGAACCAAACTCATGACCAGTTCACTGTGGCAGAAAGAGTTGTGTTGGATTCCTCTACGCCTCACCACTTGTGTCAGGATGTCTGTGTGGACAGTGCATGGAGGGTTGAGCAAAAATGCACCAAGCATTATGGTCTCATATGTTTGAAAGAGCTGGCCAGTGGATGAATGGTTCTGACGTGTGGCAAAATGCTGCAGTTATTGTTTGAAATCAAAAGCTACTTAattatttacagaaaaacaaaaacaccattcTGTAGAGCTCACTGAGAACATAGTAAACGGGACCGCAGTGTCATAAAATTGTGCCCTGCTGCATACTTTCATGTCTGTGAATGAACCAGATTGTCAGAGTGAATTTTGGAggtgggtgtgtgcgtgtgtgtgtgttctgataAGGGACAAGTGATGACTCACAGCTGTGATCCTCTGTAgttatgctaatgctaactaatGCATGCACGTAGAAGAAAGATCCCATCTGCCCAATTAGCCTGCcttgctttgttgttttctacagcagctgtgtgtgtgtatacacatcTGCCCCTTTCCTCTGTTTCTAAGGTGCAGGTGTGATCTGtatgggatgttttttttttttgtttgttttttttttgtctttttgcttGTATGTACTGTGTGGTTTGTGTACTGTGCATTAACTGCAGTTTgcaatgcacacattcatgtacTGAACATCCCTTGCAGAATGTCAATCAAAACCAAATTAATTTATtgcttttataataaaataaaaaatattattatttctttttttctatcttaTCTTTCAACTGCCCCttagaaacagctgtttaacCTGGTAATATTAGTTAGCCTGGGTACTAAGATCAGTGCCATAATACTAGTTAGTTTGCAGTGTCAATATTGCAGTGAGGTTTGTGgcacttctctttctttctttttttttcttgtttctcctGCCTTTACTCTGTATAAAGGTTACAGCCTGGAGTCAGCACAAGTACTGACTCTTGGATTACAGTTAACAGTCAGTTCACCAAACTACCCCGGTGTTCCTGTGTGGTCTGCAGATTCCTtcagagaagctgcagagggCGGGGAAGGTTCTCCGCAACGCCATCCTGTCCAGAGCCCCACACATGATTCGAGACAGGAAGTACCATCTCAAGACATACAGGTAAGAGAGTGTTTGTCTACAATTCcagctgtgtgtttacacagagTTATGCATGCATACAGCATTaggaaaatgtatgtgtgtctcttGCAGACAATGCTGTGTAGGCACAGAGCTGGTGGATTGGCTGGTGCTGCAGAGTGCCTGTGTTCTCACACGGTCCCATGCTGTTGGGATGTGGCAGTCACTGCTAGAAGAAGGGGTGCTCAACCACGGTAACTAAAACTGTGGCTTTCTTCACTGCTTTCTCATCATAGAGCGTGCTGTGTAGAATTCTTTTCTGCACTGCACAATTGTCATAACACACAGTCAGTTCCCAAACCTTGTCGAAGCAAAGTGTTGTGAATCTGAAAGATCAATCAATGCGTGGAGATCCATTACAAATTTTGAAGCTGGAGCAGAAAATATAGATTTGAGAACTTCAAAGAGGAAATGATGTTTCTGAGATAAGAAAACAACTGTGACTGCTGAAAATCACTCCACCAGTGTACACCTGTGTTTTTTTGACCATGTGTGCTTGCCTGCTCTTCAGTGGACCAGGAGCTGGGTTTCCAGGACAAGTACCTGTTCTACCGTTTTCtcgatgatgaggaggaggacacgcCGTTGCCTagtgaggaggagaagcggGAGAGTGAGGAAGAGCTGCCAGAGACCATCCTCTTCCTGGCGCAGATTGGCCCTGACGCACTGCTGCGCATGATCCTCAGGAAATCGTCAGTAACAATCAATAATATTGCATGAATTTACGTTACACTAGCATGTTATATTTTCAATCCACAGTAATATCAGgtgaaataatataaatattacttAGCATTAGGACGTGCCATTATTAATAGTACTGCAGTGTAATAAGAAGTGAAGTGCGTGCATGAAATCTTCATGGTGAGTTCATTGTGACTAACCTCTGTGTGCGTCTGCAGGCCTGGTCAGAGGACAGGGGATGACCTAGAGATCATCTACGATGAGCTGCTTCACATCAAGGCCTTAGCTCACCTCTCCAACACTGTGAGTCAGCTAGTCCACTTTTcttttaaagggacagtacAGGTTTGCAAGAAGGCTGTTAATTAAACGGAACCACTTGCTACAGTCTTCTTGTTTTTAGACCAAAAAAAGCAAACCGTGGGCTTAAATGAACTTCTATTCTATTTCCCCCTCATCATCCTTTTGAACATGGagcaaatatacaaatatagatTTCAGCAAACTAAGAGTCTCATAAAGCAAAACTGTCCTTGTGCTGTCATGATGGACTATGTGGACTCCCGGGTCACTTTAAATAATCCTTAAAAACCCTGATCTGTGCATTTTATTGGTCTCACGTATTTCTGCAGTGCAGCTAAATCCAACTTGGCACCATTAAAAGAGTTCTTTGGTTTGCAGGTGAAGAGGGAACTGGCGAGCGTTGTGATCTTCGAGTCGCATGCAAAAGCTGgaactgtgtgtgagtgtccatTTGTTCCGCAATACATTTTCCTTAATGTACACAGAGTACAGCTGGGGTCTTACAGTGtatcccccccccaaaataaaataaaataaataaatagaaaaatccAAAATCCCCTCCCCCAACACTCTCCATTTATGTCTTGGTTGACAACATAGTTCTATTCTTTGTCTTACTTTGATTTAGGGCAAAATCATGAAGTTTTGAAACTATAGTACCATAATTTGGGGGCTTCGTtgcatgtaaacaggaagtataatgGTGGCTGCTATGGACTCAGTTACTGCAGTTTGCTGTggatctgttgttttgttttttttggcctgtactTTGCCTGCACCATTAAAAGTTTGCACACTGCCTATAGCTAATTCTGCAATATTCCCATGAATGTACGGACAACTGTCAATCACAATCACTGGATAGATTTTACCCTGCAGACAACTTAAAAATGGGATGATCCCTAGGGAAGTACTGCAGTTGTAAggattgtctttattttatgctttttaaacGGATTTATGGACATTTATTCACATTGGAGATAATGATATCCTCCGGAAGTGTAAGTCCCGTCAATCCTGAACACACCGACACGATGcacatatttttaaattcacCGAGTTATAAATCCAAGGAGGAGCATGAATTGCAAATTGCGACTCGCTCCTCATGTTtgcaccccctcctcccctctcaaCTTTCCTGTGCCACCCCAGGGAGGCCGGTtgtacagaatgtgtgtgtgttagttatgTATGTGTGGGTAATATGTGCTGGTCCTCTTAATCTTCCAGTGTTCAACCAAGGAGAGGAGGGCACATCGTGGTACATCATCCAGAAGGGCTCCGTCAATGTGGTTATCTAcggcaaggtgtgtgtgtgtgtgtgtgtgtgtgtgtgtgcgcgtgcgtgctTGAATGCATTCATCCACCTACATGCTTATGTTTCATTGTTTGACACATGAGCATTGTTATAGTTTTCTGCTTCATTTGATGACATGTCATCTGCATGTAATGCATTAAAATGAGTGGCTGATTTATGTCTGTATGGAGCAGCGCAGCAGTGTCTGCGCTGTGGGGCTGGGGAACACCAGCAGTAGAGTTTGGCAAACTCTGCTCACCATGACTCATCGCTATGATTAAATGCTTAAGGGAtttaatgcacacacagatgtacagcCACTGTAATGGCACGTACACTGTACACACTCATGTGCGTGGACACATGTTGatcacacacgtacatacatgCTCTCCGCACACACAGACGAGTGCAGATGATTCATCCCAGTCCTGAGTGCTCCTGCTCCTTCCTGACTGTTCCTCAGGGCTTAAGATGACTAgtaaactgtgtttgtgtctgagttcGTTTGTGTCTTGTAGCATCTTTTGGGTTTGCGTGTGCattcatgcgtgtgtgtgtgtgtgtgtgtcttaggGTGTGGTGTGTACGCTCCACGAGGGCGATGACTTTGGGAAGTTGGCCCTGGTTACAGATTCACCTCGTGCTGCCTCCATCGTCCTGAGAGAGGACAACTGCCACTTCCTTCGTGTGGACAAGGAAGACTTCAACAGGATACTCAGGGTGGGCAGACAAGTGTTGTCACACTAGCACTATATTACAGCACTTCCTTTGGTCCAAACTGTTGCAAAGTCACTACTAGTCAAAAGTTTTAAGGATTTAATTGAACAGAATCTGAATTGGTTCACTTGGGCTGTCTGAAGCATCATTCTCTACTGCTGCCCAGGTGATGCTGCCTGACTGTGATGTATGTCTCCCTCCTCTGGCGGAAGAGctgtgttacatttaaaaagttcTGAATATGACACAAAGAGATATTACTGTCTTTGTATGTGCATCTTGTTGTATTTTCAGGATGTGGAAGCCAACACTGTGCGTTTGAAAGAGCATGACCAAGCTGTGCTGGTGTTAGAGAAGAGTCCTCGCTCCTCCACCCTGGGAAGCATCAAGTATGTGTGAGGAGTCTTGAATGCATTCTTACAAGTGTGCAGTAAAATAtatatctctctccctctctctctctctctctctctctctctctctctctccctctctctctctctctctgtctgtctttgaaaAATTGCcttgtgtttaaaatgaacTCTACACATTGCCTTTGCAGGTACACTGTGATATCAGGAACCCCAGAGAAGATTCTTGAGCACTTCCTGGAGACCATGAGGATGGACATACATCACAGTGAACCAGGTAgccaaagagaaaacacactcacatgtataatgcaaaatgaatatGTTATTAggcattttaatgaattttgAATAGAGTGCAGACACTATATCAAATGCATTGTGATGAAAGagggaatatatatatatatactagaTAAATTAGTGAATATACCTTTTGAAGCTCTTGATTCTTTTGTCCTCTATTCCTCTATTGTTGctatctgtttttctctgtgcctTTTAGACCCAGCTGTGGATGATTTTGTCCTCATGCACTGTGTCTTCATGCCCAACAGCCAGCTGTGCCCTTTCCTCATGGCACAATATCCTTTTTGCTTTTACTCTCTCTGCGTTTATACACAGCATGTCCTTTACTTTATTCATACTGTCTGCAATACCCAGCTATCAGGAAGGCACCCTTACAAATTTAACTGTTGCTGGGATGTTATGTCGACAAGCCCGCTCAGAGGTGCATGGACATGTCTGTTGTTTGCTGCATACTATAACGGTgccactgacacactgaagcagcagtTGACCATCCAGCACTAATGAACTGCTCAGTGAGTGAACACCTCCCTTCACACCATAGTAACGGGTTGTAATCCCAGCCAAGAAGGTCTTTTCTTATTGTCTTAGTCATTATAGTGCAAGTGTTCAGCTACCGctgattatattatatatgttattCATGCTGTGGGCCCACATGATTGGACACCAGTCTGCCTGTGTGCTTGCTACGTCAGAAATGTAAAATCTACACCTTTGTATTTATCTTTAACCTTGTGTGCACCTACCATGCGGCATCTCCGCCTGGCTCGGAGCAGGAGCGGTTGGAGTACGCGCTCAACAGTAAGAGGAGGGCCCTTATTCTGGCCCTGCGCTGGGctaacgcacacacatacatgctacAGGAGGAGCCTGCTGCAGTCTCGTTCCTCGAGGTGACCTAGATGCAACGTTTGTATATCAGTACATTTCACACCTTACACAGATTATATTCATGGTCTGAGTGTGGTCCTTCCCTGCTGTCTCCGTAGGAGCTGTATGGGAGTTTATCGAATGATTCTCGGATGTTGAGAGCTTTGAAAGACTTGGTTCCTGACCTGGAGAAAGTCGTCAAATTACAGTAAGCTTCCCAGCTCCTGCACATTAAACATTCAATGTGATGTTTTATGTACCAGCCAcatttactgtctttttttaaaatttgtttctACACTTTTTACATTGTGTAGTTCAG
Protein-coding sequences here:
- the LOC139213963 gene encoding rap guanine nucleotide exchange factor 4-like; its protein translation is MVAVQTSPNSAPSAEWICCLDKRPSERSGEDVDIILTRLREVKAFQRFPPPLLLQICACAFYECLEKGITLFRQGDIGTSWYAVLSGSLDVKVSETANHQDAVTICTLGIGTAFGESILDNTPRHATIVSKETSELLRIEQREFKSLWEKYRQGLAGLLAPPYGAMESGSNNDRLADKDNMNSDSANKAHNKIPSEKLQRAGKVLRNAILSRAPHMIRDRKYHLKTYRQCCVGTELVDWLVLQSACVLTRSHAVGMWQSLLEEGVLNHVDQELGFQDKYLFYRFLDDEEEDTPLPSEEEKRESEEELPETILFLAQIGPDALLRMILRKSPGQRTGDDLEIIYDELLHIKALAHLSNTVKRELASVVIFESHAKAGTVLFNQGEEGTSWYIIQKGSVNVVIYGKGVVCTLHEGDDFGKLALVTDSPRAASIVLREDNCHFLRVDKEDFNRILRDVEANTVRLKEHDQAVLVLEKSPRSSTLGSIKYTVISGTPEKILEHFLETMRMDIHHSEPDPAVDDFVLMHCVFMPNSQLCPFLMAHYHAASPPGSEQERLEYALNSKRRALILALRWANAHTYMLQEEPAAVSFLEELYGSLSNDSRMLRALKDLVPDLEKVVKLHSEEAKSTKKKTLIRQFSNGEERLQKKQPIRNQDDILLKVYCSDHTYTTIRVTVAGTGREVIGAVTDKLGTTDELLLVHLSSAGEKVLLKPNDVSVFSGININGRLFACPRDQLNSLTPLPDQEGPTAGSMSTFELMSSKDLAYQMTMFDWELFSCVHEHELLYHTFGRQSFRRTTANLDLFLRRFNQVQLWVVTEVCLCAQLSKRVQLLKKFIKIAAHCREFKNLNSFFAIIMGMSNPAVSRLSQTWEKLPTKFKKFYAEFESMMDPSRNHRSYRLTVTKLEPPIIPFMPLLLKDMTFTHEGNKTFIDNMVNFEKMRIIANTIRQVRHCRSQPFNPDICQPNKNQAEVRGYVRKLCVIDNQRALTQLSYRVEPRRT